A genome region from Sebastes umbrosus isolate fSebUmb1 chromosome 22, fSebUmb1.pri, whole genome shotgun sequence includes the following:
- the znhit1 gene encoding zinc finger HIT domain-containing protein 1 encodes MVLEKKASARVEAGQRRVLDEATRQRRLTRQLEALEKDNFQDDPLSSLPPPGPTARLPAFSETEEPEKKRRKTRGDHFKQRFRKNFTTLLEEENLSERPEPNYLSAEAPPSSLPPRHFCCVCGFPSHYTCTTCGGRYCSSRCLCTHRETRCLKWTL; translated from the exons CTCGTGTGGAGGCCGGTCAGCGGCGTGTGTTGGATGAAGCCACCAGACAGAGGAGACTGAccagacagctggaagctctgGAGAAAGACaacttccag GACGACCCTCTGTCCTCCCTGCCTCCCCCAGGTCCTACTGCCCGCCTGCCCGCCTTCAGTGAGACCGAAGAACCAG agaagaagaggaggaagacgaggggCGACCACTTCAAGCAGCGTTTCAGGAAGAACTTCACGacgctgctggaggaggag AACCTGTCGGAGCGGCCGGAGCCCAACTACCTGTCAGCGGAGGCCCCGCCCTCCTCTCTTCCCCCCCGACACTTCTGCTGCGTCTGTGGCTTCCCCTCCCACTACACCTGCACCACCTGTGGGGGGCGCtactgcagcagcaggtgtctgtgcacacacagggagaccag gtgtCTGAAGTGGACGCTCTAA
- the LOC119481795 gene encoding putative protein TPRXL: protein MKSSSPPSSSSSSSVSSTSDIQLLSSSSPPPRPPRPPRLSLRSPELQAEFLQECWNKFPSDRDVAESSAVASATSPPSPLPSPSSSSSSSSSSSPSCYDSRRARLSLSLSSPELLSELRQSRTRSLRRVPAQNGLTTVFCGRGRRGRGGEAPDSASSTPSANQKASH from the exons ATGAAGTCTTCATcaccaccttcatcatcatcatcatcatcagtatctTCTACCTCAGAcattcagctcctctcctcttcgtctcctcctcctcgtcctcctcgtcctcctcgtctctctctgaGGAGTCCAGAACTTCAAGCAGAGTTCCTACAAG AGTGTTGGAACAAATTTCCGTCTGACCGTGACGTCGCTGAATCCAGCGCTGTCGCCTCGGCAacctcccccccctctcctctgccctccccctcttcctcctcctcctcctcatcatcctcgTCTCCGTCCTGCTACGACAGCAGACGAG ctcgtctgtctctgtctctgtccagcCCGGAGCTGCTGTCAGAGCTGAGACAGTCGAGGACACGCAGCCTCCGACGTGTCCCCGCACAGAACGGACTGACCACTGTCTTCTGTGGACgaggaagacgaggaagaggaggagag gccCCTGACTCCGCCTCCTCCACaccatcagccaatcagaaggcTTCACACTGA